A window of Solanum stenotomum isolate F172 chromosome 3, ASM1918654v1, whole genome shotgun sequence contains these coding sequences:
- the LOC125860619 gene encoding zinc finger protein SHOOT GRAVITROPISM 5-like: protein MLSNNNPSSSSDPFNSSENANNASRRKRRPAGTPDPDAEVVSLSPKTLLESDRYVCEICNQGFQRDQNLQMHRRRHKVPWKLLKRETPIVRKRVFVCPEPTCLHHDPCHALGDLVGIKKHFRRKHSNHKQWVCEKCSKGYAVQSDYKAHLKTCGTRGHSCDCGRVFSRVESFIEHQDACSMGRLRSESQSLHPPCLSRTASSTPSPSSDTNLSTTPWSSTLLKKLSSAAAAATHNANPNIIKSCTNKHNLELQLLTTTTSSSSPAFDVSVSSKPNEDHSAYNLQLSIGSSDFNESSENANEKRSSDALRLKDEATEQLRIAMSEKVYAEEARQQAKRQIELAEQEFANAKRIRQQAQAELDKANALKEHAIKQINSTLSQITCHSCKQKFQSTTRVSIVDENNSLALSYISSGLSEGHHHEVANNEHLKLSQR from the exons ATGTTAAGCAATAACAATCCCTCTTCTTCATCCGACCCGTTTAATTCCTCAGAAAATGCAAACAATGCTAGTAGACGAAAACGAAGACCTGCAGGAACTCCAG ATCCAGATGCAGAAGTAGTATCGCTTTCACCGAAAACGTTACTGGAATCAGATCGATACGTATGTGAGATCTGTAATCAGGGATTTCAGAGAGACCAAAACTTACAGATGCATAGAAGAAGGCATAAAGTTCCATGGAAGCTGCTTAAAAGAGAAACCCCAATTGTTAGAAAGCGCGTTTTCGTTTGCCCAGAACCAACTTGTCTCCACCATGATCCTTGTCATGCCTTAGGAGATCTCGTCGGTATTAAAAAGCATTTCCGTAGAAAACACAGTAATCACAAGCAATGGGTTTGTGAGAAATGCTCAAAAGGATATGCGGTTCAGTCTGATTACAAAGCTCATCTTAAAACTTGCGGCACTCGTGGCCATTCTTGTGATTGTGGCCGCGTTTTTTCAAG GGTGGAAAGCTTCATTGAGCATCAAGACGCTTGTAGCATGGGCAGACTCCGATCTGAATCACAATCCTTACATCCACCTTGCCTTTCTCGCACAGCTTCTAGTACTCCTAGCCCGTCTAGCGACACGAATCTCAGCACAACACCATGGTCTAGTACATTGCTAAAAAAACTGTCATCCGCTGCAGCTGCAGCTACTCATAATGCTAATCCCAACATCATAAAAAGTTGTACAAACAAACACAATTTGGAGCTACAGCTCTTGACTACTACTACATCATCATCTAGCCCGGCATTTGACGTCTCCGTATCATCTAAACCAAACGAAGATCATTCAGCTTACAATCTCCAACTCTCCATTGGCTCTTCAGACTTCAACGAGTCGTCAGAAAACGCGAATGAGAAGCGTAGTTCAGATGCTTTGAGACTGAAAGATGAGGCAACGGAGCAGCTAAGGATAGCGATGTCAGAAAAGGTGTACGCGGAAGAGGCGAGGCAGCAAGCGAAGCGACAGATCGAGTTGGCTGAGCAGGAATTTGCAAATGCTAAGAGAATTAGACAACAAGCACAAGCGGAGTTGGATAAGGCTAATGCTTTGAAAGAACATGCCATCAAGCAAATCAACTCTACACTTTCACAAATCACTTGTCATTCCTGCAAACAGAAATTCCAATCAACTACCAGAGTTAGTATTGTTGATGAAAATAACTCATTGGCATTGAGTTATATTTCTTCGGGTTTATCAGAAGGTCATCATCATGAAGTTGCCAACAATGAACATCTCAAACTTTCTCAACgttag